In the Mya arenaria isolate MELC-2E11 chromosome 11, ASM2691426v1 genome, one interval contains:
- the LOC128207312 gene encoding transmembrane emp24 domain-containing protein 10-like, with product MDITYIVCLIIGICLVNVDALMFHVSPNQKKCLKEEIHKDVLVTGEYVLDDAPGHKTNLAVTDTKGHILYSKEDASKGKFAFTTEEYDMFEVCFETKMAAGGQGQDRAVSLDMKHGVEAKSYDDLAKAEKLKPLEVELRRLEDLSKSIVDDFAYMRAREEEMRDTNESTHSRVMYFSLFSMLCLLGLATWQVLYLRRYFKAKKLIE from the exons atggaCATAACCTATATAGTGTGCCTTATCATAGGCATTTGTTTAGTTAATGTAGACGCTTTAATGTTTCATGTATCTCCAAACCAAAAGAAGTGTTTGAAAGAAGAAATTCACAAGGATGTTTTGGTTACCGGCGAATATGTCTTAGACGATGCCCCTGGCCACAAAACTAACTTGGCT GTGACAGACACTAAGGGTCACATACTGTACAGTAAAGAGGATGCATCCAAGGGAAAGTTTGCATTTACAACAGAAGAATATGACATGTTTGAAGTGTGCTTTGAAACCAAAATGGCAGCAG gAGGCCAAGGTCAGGACAGAGCCGTATCTCTGGACATGAAGCACGGAGTAGAGGCAAAGAGCTATGATGAT CTCGCTAAGGCAGAGAAGTTGAAACCTCTTGAAGTTGAGCTGCGAAGATTGGAAGATCTCTCGAAATCAATTGTGGATGATTTCGCCTACATGAGGGCAAGGGAGGAAGAGATGAGAGATACAAATG AGTCTACCCACTCCAGAGTGATGTACTTTAGCCTGTTTTCAATGCTGTGTCTTCTCGGCTTGGCCACCTGGCAGGTGCTATATCTTCGACGATACTTCAAGGCCAAGAAACTCATTGAATAA
- the LOC128208458 gene encoding uncharacterized protein K02A2.6-like, with protein MAQGLPVFPSFNVTETAVDSRWKKWLGRLEIMLVGMDVKDAKRKRALLLHYAGEDVYDIFTTLPDVEETFDAAKQALTQYFAPKKSIEFEVYKFRQAKQEPHENLDSFHTRLRKLGEHCEFANTDKEIKSQIIQGCTSTRLRRKALRSEMSLDEIIKEARSLELSDKNASEIEQSANHNNSYNTCTIRQKRKPNHRQQRQSTNTYRQSQQKTRSCRNCGKEYPHMNGQCPAAGKICNFCKKMNHFEIVCRSKHKQSRPVHTLGTDNCSDCEISDNDKSSNEFAFGLAINSNKPDISCKRLTIKVKVEGHALKMLVDTGSSINVIDEKAYNAMKPKPKLNKTDTKVYAYGSIEAVKIMGQFQAMIETKDKFTTAMIYVTKGNSGNLLSYSTSVSLQVVPEIYSMTSKSEICDKFPKVFTGIGKLKDTQIELFVDNTVQPVVQPHRRIPFHLRKQVEIELKRLEDMDIIEKVDGPTDWVSPIVVAPKPKSKNNEIRICVDMRLPNEAIKRTRHIIPTIDDLIVDLNGSKIFSKLDLNQGYHQLEISKKSRNITTFTTHVGLRRYKRLNFGLTCASEVFQNAIRTSLEGLEGVQNISDDIIVYGSSQEQHDRRLAAALRRLQEKGLTLNKQKCEFNKKTLEFFGYIFSENGFSADKKKCEIIKNTPAPQNASEVRSFLAMTKYVSRFIPNYSTTTEPLRMLVKKDVKFVWEERQQNAFDKLKSDLSSETVMTYFDPKLTTQIVADASPVGIAAIMLQGGKVVSYASKSLTDTEKRYSQTEKENLAIVWAIEHWHIYLFGHKFTVITDAKALEHIYKNPKSKPPARLERWRMKMQAYDFDVIYKPGESNMSDYLSRHPDVTKTKASNAGKIAEEYLSFITYHDVPKAMTLHDIINETSSDNDLQQVMQNVRQSSWKSNYKTNTVLDTLARVKNELTVVTFKNGEVLLHGNRIVLPKQLQQKAISIAHEGHPGIVRTKQLLREKVYFPKMDKMVEDLCNSCIPCLAATDKNSREPLQMTEMPKQAWDSVSMDFCGPFPDGKYLLVLIDDFSRFPIVEIITSLNAKSVIEKLDKIFSEYGIPEVLRTDNGPPMNSADFQNFSKQFGFKHRKITPIWPQANGECERFMKTIGKVIRAAKTQKADWRTDMYAFVRNYRATKHATTKYSPAELLFGRQIRIKLPFAPSKPSKENVQVKARENDAYQKAKMKSYADAKRHAKPATFNVGDSVLVKQHKTNKFSTPFDSQPYKITKINGSMITAKRGDKSITRNSSFFKLIRLQYSDSEDDFDDFYRPGTVRTDEQEPSQPIRSLRNRYPPERFQDFVQK; from the coding sequence atgGCTCAAGGATTACCAGTATTCCcatcattcaatgtcactgaaaCAGCAGTGGACAGTCGCTGGAAAAAGTGGTTAGGTCGACTAGAAATCATGCTAGTTGGTATGGATGTCAAGGACGCTAAACGCAAAAGAGCGTTACTTTTGCACTACGCTGGTGAAgatgtttatgacatttttacaaCACTTCCAGACGTCGAGGAAACGTTTGACGCCGCCAAGCAAGCACTAACCCAGTATTTTGCACCCAAGAAAAGTATTGAGTTCGAAGTGTACAAGTTTCGACAGGCAAAGCAAGAACCTCACGAAAACTTGGACAGTTTCCACACACGACTCAGAAAGCTTGGAGAACACTGCGAGTTTGCAAATACAGACAAGGAAATTAAGTCACAAATAATACAAGGCTGTACGTCAACAAGACTAAGGCGCAAAGCGCTCAGATCAGAAATGTCTTTAGACGAAATAATCAAAGAAGCGCGATCTCTAGAACTATCTGACAAAAACGCAAGCGAGATAGAACAATCAGCCAACCACAACAACAGTTACAACACCTGTACAATCAGGCAAAAGCGAAAACCAAACCATCGTCAACAACGACAGTCTACCAACACTTACCGTCAATCACAACAGAAAACACGAAGCTGCAGAAACTGTGGTAAGGAGTATCCGCACATGAATGGCCAATGTCCCGCTGCCggcaaaatatgtaatttttgcaagaaaatgaatcattttgaGATTGTTTGTCGTTCAAAGCACAAACAGTCAAGGCCAGTGCATACATTGGGTACCGATAATTGTTCAGACTGTGAAATTTCGGACAATGATAAAAGCAGTAACGAATTTGCATTTGGACTTGCAATAAATTCAAACAAGCCAGACATATCATGCAAACGACTTACAATCAAAGTCAAAGTCGAAGGTCATGCCCTAAAAATGCTCGTAGACACAGGGTCATCGATAAATGTCATTGATGAAAAAGCATACAACGCCATGAAACCGAagccaaaattaaacaaaacggATACGAAAGTATACGCATACGGTTCAATTGAAGCTGTCAAAATTATGGGCCAGTTTCAAGCAATGATAGAAACCAAAGACAAGTTTACGACAGCCATGATATACGTAACGAAAGGAAACAGTGGCAATCTGTTATCATACTCTACATCAGTGTCACTGCAAGTCGTTCcagaaatatattcaatgacaAGCAAAAGTGAAATATGCGATAAATTCCCGAAGGTATTCACAGGAATTGGGAAATTGAAAGACACACAAATTGAGTTATTTGTAGACAATACAGTTCAACCCGTTGTGCAACCACATAGAAGAATACCATTTCACCTTCGAAAACAGGTGGAAATTGAACTCAAAAGGCTCGAAGACATGGATATAATCGAAAAGGTAGATGGACCAACAGACTGGGTATCACCGATTGTCGTAGCCCCGAAACCGAAgagcaaaaacaatgaaatacgtATCTGTGTAGACATGCGCCTCCCTAACGAAGCCATTAAAAGGACTCGACACATTATACCGACAATAGACGATCTTATTGTGGACTTAAATGGTTCaaaaatattctcaaaattGGATTTAAATCAGGGATACCATCAACTTGAAATCTCAAAGAAATCACGCAACATAACCACATTCACTACACATGTTGGTCTAAGACGATACAAAAGACTAAACTTTGGATTAACATGTGCATCAGAAGTTTTCCAAAATGCAATACGGACCTCACTTGAAGGACTTGAAGGTGTACAAAACATCAGCGATGACATAATCGTGTATGGCAGTTCGCAAGAGCAACACGACCGTAGACTGGCAGCCGCCCTACGACGTCTACAGGAAAAAGGCCTCACACTGAACAAACAGAAATGTGAATTCAACAAGAAAACGCTTGAATTCTTCGGCTATATTTTCAGTGAAAACGGATTttctgctgacaagaaaaagtgtgaaataatCAAAAACACACCTGCTCCACAAAACGCATCAGAAGTACGAAGCTTCCTCGCAATGACAAAATATGTCTCCAGATTCATACCAAACTACTCCACAACGACAGAACCTTTGCGAATGCTCGTGAAGAAAGATGTCAAATTCGTTTGGGAAGAAAGACAGCAAAATGcttttgataaactcaaatcGGATCTAAGCAGTGAAACTGTAATGACATATTTCGATCCAAAATTGACAACACAAATTGTTGCAGATGCAAGCCCCGTAGGCATAGCAGCAATCATGCTTCAAGGAGGGAAAGTAGTTAGCTATGCAAGCAAATCATTAACAGATACCGAGAAAAGGTACTCTCAGACCGAGAAAGAAAACTTAGCTATCGTATGGGCAATTGAACACTGGCATATATACCTCTTTGGACACAAATTCACCGTCATAACAGACGCAAAAGCGCTTGAACACATATACAAAAACCCAAAGTCCAAGCCGCCAGCCAGACTGGAACGGTGGCGAATGAAAATGCAAGCCTATGATTTTGATGTCATATACAAGCCAGGTGAATCAAACATGTCAGACTACCTAAGTAGGCACCCTGATGTCACAAAGACGAAAGCAAGCAACGCAGGAAAAATCGCAGAAGAATACCTGTCATTCATTACATACCATGATGTTCCAAAAGCGATGACGTTGCATGACATAATCAATGAGACTAGCAGTGACAACGACCTACAACAGGTGATGCAAAACGTCAGACAATCCTCGTGGaaatcaaattacaaaacaaatacggTACTAGATACACTTGCACGTGTGAAAAATGAACTGACAGTTGTGACGTTCAAAAACGGCGAAGTTCTCTTGCATGGAAATAGAATCGTGTTACCTAAACAGTTGCAACAGAAGGCTATTTCAATAGCACACGAAGGACACCCAGGAATAGTTAGGACAAAACAACTATTGCGCGAAAAGGTGTACTTTccaaaaatggacaaaatggTTGAGGACTTGTGTAACAGTTGTATTCCCTGTCTCGCAGCAACTGATAAAAACTCCAGGGAACCACTTCAAATGACTGAAATGCCAAAACAGGCATGGGATTCAGTGAGCATGGATTTCTGTGGACCATTTCCTGATGGAAAATATCTTCTTGTTTTGATTGATGACTTTTCAAGATTCCcaattgttgaaataataacatCTCTTAATGCAAAATCAGTTATTGAGAAGCTTGACAAAATATTCTCAGAATATGGAATACCTGAAGTACTGAGAACTGACAATGGACCGCCGATGAATAGTGCagactttcaaaacttttcaaaacaatttggtttcaaacacagaaaaataaCCCCTATCTGGCCTCAAGCAAACGGAGAATGCGAGcgtttcatgaaaacaataggAAAAGTAATTCGTGCAGCAAAAACTCAAAAAGCAGATTGGCGCACAGACATGTATGCATTCGTACGCAACTATAGAGCTACAAAACATGCGACTACAAAATACAGTCCAGCAGAACTATTATTTGGAAGACAGATTAGAATAAAATTACCATTTGCACCATCGAAACCTTCAAAGGAAAATGTGCAAGTCAAAGCTCGTGAAAATGACGCATATCAAAAAGCTAAAATGAAATCGTACGCGGACGCAAAACGGCATGCAAAGCCGGCAACATTTAACGTTGGCGACTCTGTACTtgtcaaacaacacaaaacaaacaagttcTCCACACCTTTCGACAGTCAGCCATATAAAATTACAAAGATTAACGGTTCGATGATAACAGCGAAAAGAGGGGACAAGTCAATCACCCGCAATTCGTCCTTTTTCAAGCTGATAAGGCTACAATACTCCGACAGCGAGGACGACTTCGACGACTTCTACCGTCCTGGCACTGTACGTACGGACGAACAAGAGCCTTCACAACCGATACGTTCATTGCGAAATCGATACCCCCCAGAACGTTTCCAAGACTTTGTGCAAAAGTGA